One part of the Gemmatimonadota bacterium genome encodes these proteins:
- a CDS encoding VOC family protein — protein sequence MESDFDYQMPSYTTLMVHDLNISTRWYCDTLGFSLVSQMPGAQGDPIMSHLRWAPHADLILMEEGPNSLIASIRGAGVTLNFTVLRESVDAIADRVRRDGNVQVSGPHDRPWNAREVIVIDPNGYRLNFTEPLRAPVDGDDLMNDVIKGITLN from the coding sequence GTGGAATCCGATTTCGACTACCAGATGCCGTCCTATACAACTCTGATGGTTCACGATCTCAATATATCTACGCGATGGTATTGCGATACGCTCGGTTTTTCTCTGGTTTCACAGATGCCAGGTGCTCAGGGCGATCCCATTATGTCGCATTTGCGGTGGGCTCCTCATGCGGATTTGATTCTGATGGAGGAGGGACCAAACTCATTGATAGCGTCCATAAGGGGTGCGGGGGTTACACTCAATTTTACGGTGTTGCGCGAGTCGGTTGACGCGATTGCCGATCGGGTGCGACGCGATGGCAATGTCCAGGTTTCCGGTCCGCACGATCGCCCGTGGAATGCGCGCGAGGTTATTGTAATAGATCCCAATGGGTACCGGCTGAATTTTACAGAGCCGCTGCGCGCACCTGTTGATGGCGATGATTTGATGAATGATGTGATAAAAGGAATCACTTTGAATTGA
- a CDS encoding DUF3047 domain-containing protein, with protein MIRTIFWNLFKIGFFVFPCVVQAQDRVAVDMGGDWLRRDWDDCGENVTGQHRDGVFAIRSDHAAALFWQVPTKNGTALSVDRSQGWIKRCDRPPRGFGKDVREQAQGKYDLISATEYPYISWRWRVSNTIDDSDTADHKGKIQKSGDDFAAKIGISVLNTRGKLREVAYLWTRTIPEETSLTQVTSVALGIVKYKWYRIVAESGDQNVNQWVGESRNFYKDFKRFYPDEEPAEVVRVYLMSDSDNTGSKVTGAFADLMFHRKPPEG; from the coding sequence ATGATTCGTACTATTTTTTGGAATTTGTTCAAGATAGGCTTTTTTGTTTTTCCGTGTGTTGTGCAAGCGCAGGATCGCGTTGCTGTAGATATGGGAGGTGATTGGCTCCGGCGCGATTGGGACGATTGTGGTGAGAATGTTACGGGGCAACATCGAGATGGCGTGTTTGCGATTCGCAGCGATCATGCGGCTGCGCTTTTCTGGCAGGTGCCGACGAAGAATGGCACGGCGTTGTCGGTTGATCGCAGTCAGGGTTGGATCAAACGCTGTGATCGGCCGCCCAGGGGATTTGGGAAGGATGTCCGCGAACAGGCGCAGGGGAAGTACGATCTCATATCGGCGACTGAGTATCCCTATATTTCATGGCGCTGGCGGGTTAGCAATACGATTGATGATAGCGATACAGCGGATCACAAAGGCAAGATTCAGAAATCGGGCGATGATTTTGCAGCTAAGATCGGTATTTCTGTTCTCAATACCAGAGGGAAGTTGCGGGAAGTTGCCTATCTCTGGACGCGGACCATACCCGAAGAGACTTCGCTGACACAGGTGACGTCTGTTGCGCTGGGAATTGTCAAATATAAGTGGTACCGCATTGTTGCCGAGAGCGGGGATCAAAATGTGAATCAATGGGTTGGGGAGTCGCGCAATTTTTATAAGGATTTCAAGCGCTTTTATCCCGATGAAGAACCCGCAGAGGTTGTGCGTGTGTATCTTATGTCCGACTCGGATAATACGGGTAGTAAGGTGACAGGCGCATTTGCAGATCTCATGTTTCATCGGAAGCCGCCTGAAGGTTAA
- a CDS encoding periplasmic heavy metal sensor yields the protein MKRKIIYAVIGVFIIGIIGSVAFVKHADAQRGKRRGMRGGMAALELTDEQKEKMNSLRSAHQKAMVDLRAAHAKARIDLGEIRKQDNPSASDIQAKVDAVTAAQGKIMAREIQHNIDVRNLLTAEQKEKLGEMRRGGREGFRGRGGSGFRGRGGPGFRGRGPGFRDGDGPRFRGRGWFRGRRGGDRDQMKKESEAQEKSEMKEKSEHHGEESSEM from the coding sequence ATGAAACGCAAAATTATCTACGCAGTTATCGGTGTTTTCATTATTGGAATTATTGGAAGTGTCGCTTTTGTGAAACATGCAGACGCCCAAAGGGGCAAACGCCGCGGTATGCGCGGTGGTATGGCGGCGCTGGAACTGACGGATGAGCAGAAGGAAAAGATGAATAGTCTGCGTTCTGCCCATCAAAAGGCGATGGTCGATTTGCGCGCGGCACACGCGAAAGCGCGGATTGATTTGGGTGAGATTCGGAAGCAGGATAATCCATCGGCTTCGGATATTCAGGCTAAGGTCGATGCGGTGACGGCGGCGCAGGGGAAAATTATGGCGCGCGAAATTCAGCACAATATTGATGTTAGAAATTTGCTGACGGCTGAACAAAAAGAGAAGCTCGGTGAGATGCGACGAGGAGGACGCGAGGGTTTTCGCGGTCGCGGTGGTTCGGGTTTCAGAGGTCGCGGGGGACCTGGGTTTAGAGGTCGTGGTCCGGGTTTCAGAGATGGCGATGGTCCGCGGTTCAGAGGTCGCGGCTGGTTTCGCGGCCGCCGAGGTGGAGATCGTGATCAGATGAAAAAGGAATCTGAGGCGCAGGAGAAGTCCGAGATGAAAGAGAAGTCCGAACACCACGGTGAAGAGTCATCAGAGATGTAG
- a CDS encoding sigma-70 family RNA polymerase sigma factor codes for MADFDERDLIRQCQKGDVQAFRHLVEHYEDRIYGLACSILGDPEAARDAAQEAFVRVYKALGKFEGRSSFYTYLYRVATNVCLTFAQREKRRPDRVSIEGMQEASDMALDRFLGTDEPQNDIERIGLREEIQKVLNHLSPEHRAVVIMKDIEDLSQEEIADVLDVSVGTVKSRLSRARARLRDLLMPLYREWQGEEI; via the coding sequence GTGGCTGATTTTGATGAACGAGATCTGATTCGTCAATGCCAAAAAGGCGATGTGCAGGCTTTCCGCCATCTGGTTGAACATTATGAAGACCGAATTTACGGTCTGGCGTGTTCGATTCTCGGCGATCCGGAAGCGGCAAGGGATGCGGCGCAAGAGGCATTTGTCAGAGTGTATAAAGCACTGGGAAAGTTTGAGGGGCGGTCGAGTTTTTACACGTATTTGTATCGCGTTGCCACCAATGTTTGCCTCACGTTTGCCCAGCGCGAAAAACGGCGTCCCGACCGGGTTTCTATTGAGGGGATGCAAGAGGCGAGCGATATGGCACTGGATCGGTTTTTGGGTACGGATGAACCGCAAAATGATATTGAGCGCATTGGTTTGCGCGAGGAGATTCAGAAGGTGCTCAATCACCTGTCGCCCGAGCATCGCGCAGTGGTGATTATGAAAGATATAGAGGATCTTTCTCAAGAGGAAATCGCCGATGTTTTGGATGTTTCTGTCGGCACTGTTAAGTCGAGGCTTTCGCGGGCACGGGCGCGTTTACGCGATTTGCTTATGCCGCTGTACCGCGAATGGCAAGGGGAGGAGATATGA